A window of Candidatus Zixiibacteriota bacterium genomic DNA:
ACGCCCGGCGCGCCGTTGAGCGCCGTCTCGATCGGAAAAGTTACAAGCGTCTCAACCTCCTCCGGCGCGAGGCCATGGGCTTCGGTCATGATTGTCACCGTCGGGCGGTTCAAATCAGGGAGGACGTCAATCGGTTCATTGATAAGCGCGAAGATGCCGGCAATCAGAACCAGAATCGCCGATGCAACAACAAGCAGACGATTATTTAATGCAAAGCGCAGAATGGCATTTATCACCTCAACGACCTCCCGCGCTTACAAGTTGAGGAATGTTAAGAAGCTGATACCCGCCTGAAACTACGATGCGGTCATTTTCCTTTATCTCACCTTCAATGGCAATCTTGTCTCCGAACGCGCCGAGTTTTCGAATGGTGCGCCGAGCAAAGATTTCCGGCTGGATATGAACGAAGATAACATCAAGACCCTCCCATGTCATCACCGCGTCGCGTGGCACAAGGAAACCCTCGATTTTTTCCGAAGTGGTCAGATGAACATCTACGGGCATTCCCGGGCGGAGAAGCCCGCCTGTATTTTGCAACTCAAACCGCGCCCTCAGCACATTTGAACCGGCCTCTATCTCTGGAGCAAATCCGACAAAACGTGATTCGATAACACTGCCCGGTGAAAAAGAACTTGAAATTGATGCCGATGGCGTGCTTCCCAGTTGTGACACATCTCCGCCCTGAAGAAATGCCTCAACCCAGACTGTCTGTAAATTCTGAATAGTAAATAGCGGACGTCCCGGATCGGCGTTACCTCCTGGAATCGCAAAGGCCCCGCTGATGACTCCATCAATCGGCGCATAGACAATAAAGGCGTCGAGCACCTGAATGGCCGCAATAGCCTGACCCTTTTTTACTTTGTCCCCAACCTGGGGGTAGCGTACGTCCTGCAATGAGACCAATCGTCCAGACTGTGAAGGAAACACGTTAGCCGAAGAACTCGGTTTTTCTATAACTCGTCCAAGCGCCTGTATCTGTTTCGTCACCGATTCTTTTTCGACAGGTGTTGTCCTGACGCCCAAAAGGAACTGAGCTCCTTTGCCAAGAAAGCCCGGTTGGCCCGATGAGGCAGAGGCATCGTTTGAAGGATGTTCATGATCCTCCCCCCCGTGAGCATGGAGTTTCACCTGGGTCATCCCCAGAAACGCGCCTATGATCAACGCCGCCTGAATTGACTTGCGGTTTTTCTTATTAAGCCGGAATGTCAAGCCCGCAGCTAAAATGACAATCAACAACCCTGCCACAATAAAGCCGATGATGTTGCGTGAGTTTTCATTCGCGGCCTCAGGTTGCATCCCGTTCACCGTACTGCCGCCCACATGCACGCCTGTGACTTCGACAAAATCAGCATCGTCGGCAGTTGTAATATCAAAGAGTAAATCAAATGAACCAGTATCTGGAAAAAGTATTTTGGCGTAATAGAGACCTGAATCCGGCTCTGCAACCGCTAACAGCGGGGAGATATCAGATCCGCTCACTGTAATTTCCACCGTTGCCCCGGCTACGGGAATATTTGTGTTAAAGTCGGAGAGATAGAAATCAAGAACTGTCTCTGTACCCGGCTCGATTGCGGTATAGACGACCACGACCTCAAAATTATCACTGGCCCCCCATGGGCGATTCGATGGTTCGCCGGTCATAGCCGGTTTGGCAGCTGACGCCCCATGGTCATCGTCGCCATGAGCCTGAACGCTCACAATGTGGACTGCCATAACCAACAAGAGCGATACGCCATAGACGAACGACCGGATATGTCCATGCAAAAGGCGTTGTAAATATTTATTCTTCATTATCATCTCTCCCAAGCGTTACGGACGGTGCCGTGAGGCCTAAAGCATTTTCAAGTTCAATGCGCGCATCATTCAGCGCGCGTAAATTGCGGTAATAAGAGAATCTGTGCTGTTGCAGCGATTCTTTTTGAGACAAATATCGTTCAACAGGAATACGTCCCTCGCCATAGGCGCTTTCAAGAAGCACAAAGAGTGAATCAACCGTCGGCACTGTCCCTGACGACAATTCAAACAAAGC
This region includes:
- a CDS encoding efflux RND transporter periplasmic adaptor subunit gives rise to the protein MKNKYLQRLLHGHIRSFVYGVSLLLVMAVHIVSVQAHGDDDHGASAAKPAMTGEPSNRPWGASDNFEVVVVYTAIEPGTETVLDFYLSDFNTNIPVAGATVEITVSGSDISPLLAVAEPDSGLYYAKILFPDTGSFDLLFDITTADDADFVEVTGVHVGGSTVNGMQPEAANENSRNIIGFIVAGLLIVILAAGLTFRLNKKNRKSIQAALIIGAFLGMTQVKLHAHGGEDHEHPSNDASASSGQPGFLGKGAQFLLGVRTTPVEKESVTKQIQALGRVIEKPSSSANVFPSQSGRLVSLQDVRYPQVGDKVKKGQAIAAIQVLDAFIVYAPIDGVISGAFAIPGGNADPGRPLFTIQNLQTVWVEAFLQGGDVSQLGSTPSASISSSFSPGSVIESRFVGFAPEIEAGSNVLRARFELQNTGGLLRPGMPVDVHLTTSEKIEGFLVPRDAVMTWEGLDVIFVHIQPEIFARRTIRKLGAFGDKIAIEGEIKENDRIVVSGGYQLLNIPQLVSAGGR